Proteins encoded within one genomic window of Desulfonatronospira thiodismutans ASO3-1:
- a CDS encoding tetratricopeptide repeat protein, with protein sequence MVKWLHSLRRKIKEQHASIIYPHEGFLPPSQDTFAAIGELSRVVRNNPDAVEIYLALGNLFRSQGEIERAIQIRTNLIARPHLEAQFKARAWYELGLDYKRAGILDRAQAALEQAHEITGDDPAVIKEMARLAADSTNFSTAAQYYALLEQPLPQAHYLVRAARQEEEKSKDDRAGYKLIEKALKVYPGSVEAWVEIVCRDYRHQNWTNLRFDLKSGLQNVQRELRFVLLEGLFQFIAARSSAGDNLQEQFECSSIVVNTVSELEQDMVLCYYCAIFMKQCGRYTECLEWLEKTLVLGPDFWPARLEMLELSLDHQVLTESFKAQLMFFTRRANSVKRFVCQRCGLKREQLFFNCPRCYSWHSISFRTQLGE encoded by the coding sequence ATGGTAAAGTGGCTGCACAGCTTAAGGCGCAAGATCAAAGAACAGCATGCCTCGATAATTTACCCGCATGAAGGTTTTCTGCCTCCTTCCCAGGACACTTTTGCAGCCATAGGGGAGCTGAGCCGCGTAGTCCGCAACAATCCCGATGCCGTGGAAATTTATCTGGCCCTGGGCAATCTTTTTCGTTCCCAGGGCGAGATAGAGCGAGCCATCCAGATAAGGACCAATCTCATCGCCCGCCCCCACCTGGAGGCGCAGTTCAAGGCCAGGGCCTGGTATGAACTGGGCCTGGACTACAAGAGGGCCGGTATACTGGACCGTGCCCAGGCAGCCCTGGAACAGGCCCATGAGATAACCGGTGACGATCCGGCGGTTATCAAGGAAATGGCCAGGCTGGCCGCTGATTCCACCAATTTCAGCACAGCGGCTCAGTACTACGCCCTGCTGGAGCAGCCCCTGCCCCAGGCCCACTATCTGGTAAGGGCCGCCAGGCAGGAGGAGGAAAAGTCCAAAGATGACCGGGCCGGCTATAAACTCATTGAAAAGGCCTTGAAGGTTTACCCGGGTTCAGTAGAGGCCTGGGTTGAAATAGTCTGCAGGGATTACCGGCATCAGAACTGGACGAATCTGCGTTTTGACCTGAAAAGCGGCCTGCAGAATGTTCAACGCGAATTGCGCTTTGTACTGCTGGAGGGTCTTTTTCAATTCATTGCAGCCAGGTCATCTGCAGGCGACAACCTGCAGGAGCAGTTCGAGTGTTCCAGCATCGTGGTCAACACCGTTTCCGAGCTGGAGCAGGATATGGTGCTGTGCTACTATTGCGCGATTTTCATGAAGCAGTGCGGCAGATACACCGAGTGCCTGGAGTGGCTGGAAAAAACCCTGGTTCTTGGTCCTGACTTCTGGCCGGCCAGGCTGGAGATGCTGGAGCTGAGCCTGGACCATCAGGTTCTGACAGAAAGTTTCAAAGCACAGCTTATGTTTTTCACCCGCAGGGCAAACAGTGTAAAACGTTTTGTATGCCAGAGGTGCGGTCTCAAGAGGGAGCAGCTGTTTTTCAACTGTCCCAGGTGCTACAGCTGGCATTCCATTTCCTTCAGAACGCAGCTTGGTGAATGA
- a CDS encoding lipopolysaccharide assembly protein LapA domain-containing protein, whose protein sequence is MRYLRVALLILLFFFAMLFFVQNHELLSKTVKLHLEIFGAEFTSTDIPYYLIVLLGFLAGGFIALIYLLGEKIRMNGEVKRCKAKIADLEKEITSLRNMPLEDDSLGLNTSSQEEQESR, encoded by the coding sequence ATGCGTTATTTAAGGGTGGCCCTGCTGATTCTGTTGTTTTTCTTTGCCATGCTTTTTTTCGTGCAGAACCATGAACTGCTGTCCAAAACCGTCAAGCTGCACCTGGAAATTTTTGGGGCTGAATTCACAAGCACTGATATCCCCTACTACCTGATTGTTCTGCTTGGTTTTCTGGCCGGCGGTTTTATCGCCCTGATATATCTGCTGGGAGAAAAAATAAGAATGAACGGCGAAGTCAAGCGGTGCAAAGCCAAGATTGCCGATCTTGAAAAAGAGATCACCTCGTTGCGCAATATGCCCCTTGAAGATGACAGTCTGGGCCTGAATACCTCTTCTCAGGAAGAGCAGGAAAGCCGTTAG
- a CDS encoding chemotaxis protein CheX, giving the protein MDQKVQKVIKTFVGSVINVLGTMAMVDAKPGKAYVKKDNTARGDISGVIGFSSPNGKNKGTMSVSFTQSSVLGIINNMLGENYKEVTNEVTDAVGELTNMISGQARKGLAEIGMQFEGAIPTVVTGKDHSIRHVSSSAILAIPFDTDGGPLTVEICIS; this is encoded by the coding sequence ATGGATCAAAAAGTACAGAAGGTAATCAAAACATTTGTGGGTTCGGTGATAAATGTCCTTGGAACCATGGCCATGGTCGATGCCAAGCCGGGCAAGGCTTACGTCAAGAAAGACAACACCGCCCGGGGGGACATCTCCGGGGTCATAGGCTTCTCCAGTCCCAACGGGAAAAACAAGGGGACCATGTCGGTGAGCTTCACCCAGTCTTCTGTTCTGGGCATAATCAACAATATGCTCGGTGAGAACTACAAGGAAGTAACCAACGAGGTCACCGATGCCGTGGGGGAGTTGACCAACATGATTTCCGGCCAGGCCAGAAAAGGTCTGGCTGAGATCGGGATGCAGTTTGAAGGTGCAATACCCACCGTGGTCACAGGCAAGGACCATTCCATAAGACATGTCTCGTCCTCGGCCATCCTGGCCATCCCCTTCGACACCGACGGCGGTCCCCTGACCGTGGAGATATGCATCAGCTGA
- a CDS encoding metal-dependent hydrolase, which yields MSSKLIWHGHANFEIVTSGLNILIDPWFEGNPSAGSASGDVKKADLVLVTHDHADHIGQAVDICQKTGAYLGAIVEVAGKCKSMGVDPGKIVNGIGFNIGGTIDFEGVQVTMTQADHSADQGSCVGFIVTLPGGGPCLYHAGDTGIFATMQLWGELYDIDVAILPIGGVFTMDPRQAALACRLLGCKKTVPMHWGSFPVLEQNTENYKKELQARAPGTELLAMQPGESIDL from the coding sequence ATGTCCAGCAAACTTATCTGGCACGGGCATGCGAATTTTGAGATTGTGACCTCCGGGTTGAATATCCTCATCGATCCCTGGTTTGAAGGCAACCCGTCAGCAGGTTCAGCTTCAGGGGATGTCAAGAAGGCCGACCTGGTGCTGGTTACCCACGACCATGCTGATCATATCGGTCAGGCTGTGGATATTTGCCAGAAAACCGGGGCATACCTGGGAGCCATTGTGGAGGTGGCCGGCAAATGCAAGTCCATGGGGGTAGACCCGGGTAAGATAGTAAACGGCATCGGGTTCAACATCGGTGGGACCATCGACTTTGAAGGGGTTCAGGTCACCATGACCCAGGCTGATCATTCCGCGGATCAGGGCTCATGTGTAGGCTTTATTGTAACGCTGCCCGGAGGCGGCCCCTGTCTCTATCATGCAGGGGATACCGGAATTTTCGCCACCATGCAGCTCTGGGGGGAACTCTATGATATTGACGTAGCCATTCTGCCCATAGGCGGGGTGTTCACCATGGATCCCAGGCAGGCGGCCCTGGCCTGCAGGCTTCTTGGATGCAAAAAGACAGTACCCATGCACTGGGGATCTTTTCCGGTGCTGGAACAGAATACAGAGAATTACAAAAAAGAGCTTCAGGCCAGAGCTCCTGGTACAGAGCTGTTGGCCATGCAGCCCGGAGAAAGCATCGACCTTTAG
- a CDS encoding putative toxin-antitoxin system toxin component, PIN family encodes MSGKKTYKVVIDTNVFVSSFFGGLPRQTIDLWKNGQIILCLSQDIVEEYMEVLIRLGVTDKKSLEDLSGLFARGWNCLYAGVTPDLSVIQEDSGDDKFLECAIALDAGFIISGDQHLKKLKKYFHIRIMSPREFMDFLNEV; translated from the coding sequence ATGTCAGGGAAAAAAACATATAAAGTTGTCATAGACACAAATGTTTTTGTGTCCTCTTTTTTCGGCGGTCTCCCCCGTCAAACCATAGATCTCTGGAAAAATGGACAGATTATCCTGTGTCTTTCTCAGGATATTGTGGAAGAATACATGGAGGTGCTGATCAGACTGGGTGTAACGGATAAAAAAAGCCTGGAGGATCTGTCCGGGCTGTTCGCGAGGGGATGGAACTGTCTTTATGCGGGGGTCACTCCTGACCTCAGTGTTATTCAGGAGGATTCAGGGGATGATAAATTTCTGGAATGCGCTATTGCCCTGGACGCCGGATTTATCATTTCTGGAGACCAGCATTTGAAAAAGCTGAAAAAATATTTCCATATCCGCATCATGTCCCCAAGAGAGTTTATGGATTTTTTGAATGAAGTTTAA
- a CDS encoding UbiX family flavin prenyltransferase: MNKIVMAITGASGMPYALTLVQELISLDIELHLVVSSAAYKVLQLESPGYEATLSLVENIYRQDDLGAPMASGSFQHGGMVVCPCSMASLAAIAQGLGSNLIHRAADVTLKENRRLVLVPRETPLNRVHLQNMLAARDAGAVILPPCPGFYNKPQEMQDLIRHIAARIMDSLGIENSVSRRWEGG, from the coding sequence ATGAATAAAATTGTTATGGCCATTACCGGGGCCAGCGGGATGCCTTATGCCCTGACCCTGGTCCAGGAGCTTATCAGTCTTGATATTGAGCTGCACTTAGTGGTCTCCAGTGCTGCATACAAGGTTCTTCAGCTGGAATCTCCCGGATATGAAGCAACCTTGAGTCTTGTTGAGAACATATATCGCCAGGATGACCTGGGTGCCCCTATGGCCAGCGGTTCTTTTCAGCATGGGGGGATGGTGGTCTGTCCCTGCTCCATGGCTTCTCTGGCTGCCATAGCACAGGGGCTGGGCAGCAATCTCATACACAGGGCCGCGGATGTCACCCTCAAGGAGAACCGCAGACTGGTCCTGGTGCCCAGAGAGACCCCCCTGAACAGGGTGCACCTGCAGAATATGCTCGCGGCCAGGGATGCAGGCGCGGTTATTCTGCCCCCGTGTCCGGGATTTTACAACAAGCCCCAAGAGATGCAGGATCTCATCCGGCATATAGCCGCCCGGATTATGGATTCGCTGGGCATAGAGAACAGTGTGTCCAGGCGTTGGGAGGGAGGGTAG
- a CDS encoding ADP-ribosylglycohydrolase family protein — translation MEPDTWSRAWKRPCGVLPGPFRLEMQSCGPLILGDDADTTAAVCGQLAGAYYGFDGIPPHWTEKLAMKEKILELSDRLYSEKTSNSKNDSKKLWMAEDFDVYFKRIKT, via the coding sequence ATGGAACCGGATACGTGGTCCAGAGCCTGGAAGCGGCCCTGTGGTGTTTTGCCAGGTCCGTTTCGTTTAGAGATGCAGTCCTGCGGGCCGCTAATCTTAGGAGATGATGCAGACACCACAGCGGCTGTCTGCGGTCAGCTGGCCGGGGCATATTACGGCTTTGACGGCATCCCCCCGCACTGGACTGAAAAACTGGCTATGAAGGAAAAAATCCTTGAACTTTCGGACAGGCTTTATTCAGAAAAGACTTCTAACTCAAAAAATGACTCAAAGAAATTGTGGATGGCTGAGGATTTTGACGTTTATTTTAAACGAATAAAGACTTAA
- a CDS encoding ADP-ribosylglycohydrolase family protein, translating to MVTMALCLAESLTEKGGFDVRDQMERYCRWMETGYLSSTGSCFDIGSTVASALQIYLKTGEPYSGSTHPRSAGNGSIMRLAPVPMKYFPDMDLAESMAGQSSRTTHGAEECIDACRLLARMTVRALSGRSKEEILLADRDSFRGSKKITAIARAGYLEKDESDLYGTGYVVQSLEAALWCFARSVSFRDAVLRAANLRR from the coding sequence ATGGTTACCATGGCCCTGTGCCTGGCAGAGAGCCTGACTGAAAAGGGCGGGTTTGACGTCCGGGACCAGATGGAAAGATACTGCAGGTGGATGGAAACCGGATACCTGAGCAGCACCGGGTCCTGCTTTGATATCGGCAGTACCGTGGCTTCGGCTTTGCAAATATACCTGAAAACCGGTGAGCCTTACTCCGGTTCAACCCATCCCAGGTCGGCAGGCAACGGCTCCATTATGCGCCTGGCACCAGTACCCATGAAGTACTTTCCTGATATGGATCTGGCTGAGAGCATGGCCGGGCAAAGCTCCAGGACAACCCACGGGGCAGAGGAATGCATCGATGCTTGCAGACTCTTGGCCAGGATGACGGTCAGGGCTTTATCAGGGCGGAGCAAAGAAGAAATACTCCTGGCGGACAGGGACTCTTTTCGGGGAAGTAAGAAAATTACAGCCATTGCCAGGGCAGGGTACCTGGAAAAAGATGAGTCGGATCTTTATGGAACCGGATACGTGGTCCAGAGCCTGGAAGCGGCCCTGTGGTGTTTTGCCAGGTCCGTTTCGTTTAGAGATGCAGTCCTGCGGGCCGCTAATCTTAGGAGATGA
- a CDS encoding ADP-ribosylglycohydrolase family protein, with translation MTTQDRFRGCLAGLAAGDAVGTTVEFMPRGSFEPLRDMVGGGPFNLRPGQWTDDTS, from the coding sequence TTGACCACACAAGACAGATTCCGGGGCTGCCTCGCCGGCCTGGCTGCCGGTGATGCCGTGGGCACCACCGTGGAGTTTATGCCCAGGGGCAGCTTTGAGCCGCTCAGAGATATGGTCGGTGGAGGACCGTTTAATCTGCGTCCGGGTCAGTGGACTGATGATACCTCGTAA
- a CDS encoding UvrD-helicase domain-containing protein, translated as MSQNQPTVAISSDFFNAFASLPKKVQNKAISFVSKFRQNPEIPGINYEKIHDAAHPGFRSVRIGDDYRGIVLKPDSDNVYVLLWVDQHDEAYAWARRKKCAVHPDTGSLQIFDVMEVSGHEVQQQEVSSAAVSGLFDEFRDRHLVQLGVPREMLARVRKITREEELDEMLGSLPQEAYEALFFLAQGFSLQEVFDQTGKTETEKEVDTSDIKTALDQPDSQQRFHVITDDLELQTMLQAPLEKWRVFLHPTQRKLVQRSWNGPVRVLGEAGTGKTVAAMHRARWLAREIFTGEHDWILMTTFTRNLAADIQSNLQTICSPEEQARIEVVNLDKWVSDFLKRSGYSYSIIYSHKTDELWEQAMAAAPEEPALPESFYREEWSNVLQPQGVASFEEYSKASRKGRGVALNRKARKTIWPVFEEYRLLLNENGWREPDDAMRDARNILEVQGLRLPYKSIVVDEAQDMGTQAFRLLRQMVPEGPDDLFIVGDGHQRIYRHKVILGQCGIKIVGRSRKLRVNYRTTEETRRWATSVLEDLVIDDLDEGRDDTKGTTSLLRGLEPDIKHFVSFEEEKKYLVQLARQKDAEGALARTCLAVRTKSMLKRYQQVMQDNAVPVYAISHDAAEDRNAPGLRLATLHRVKGLEFETMILAGVNDGVMPLRNSLESTDDAAERDDRELRERALFYVAATRARQELVVTSYGRQSPFIAL; from the coding sequence ATGTCCCAGAACCAACCCACTGTGGCCATTTCCAGTGATTTTTTCAATGCTTTTGCCAGCCTGCCCAAAAAAGTCCAGAACAAGGCCATAAGCTTCGTCTCCAAGTTCCGCCAGAATCCTGAGATTCCCGGTATAAATTATGAAAAGATCCATGACGCTGCACACCCGGGGTTTCGCTCGGTGCGTATCGGGGACGATTACCGGGGTATTGTACTTAAACCTGACAGCGACAACGTGTATGTTCTTTTGTGGGTGGACCAGCACGATGAGGCCTATGCCTGGGCCAGGCGCAAAAAATGCGCGGTCCATCCCGATACCGGGAGTCTGCAGATTTTTGACGTAATGGAGGTCTCAGGCCATGAGGTCCAGCAGCAGGAAGTAAGCAGCGCAGCTGTGTCGGGTCTGTTTGATGAGTTTCGCGACAGGCACCTTGTGCAGCTGGGAGTCCCCCGGGAGATGCTGGCCAGGGTCAGAAAAATCACCAGAGAGGAAGAGCTGGATGAAATGCTTGGCTCTTTGCCCCAGGAGGCTTACGAGGCTTTATTTTTTCTGGCTCAAGGGTTTTCGCTGCAGGAGGTCTTTGATCAGACCGGCAAGACAGAGACGGAAAAAGAGGTGGATACCAGCGACATCAAAACTGCCTTGGATCAGCCCGATTCCCAGCAGCGTTTCCATGTTATCACTGATGACCTGGAACTGCAGACCATGCTGCAGGCCCCCTTAGAGAAGTGGCGGGTATTTCTGCATCCCACCCAGCGCAAGCTTGTGCAGCGCAGCTGGAACGGACCTGTCCGGGTTCTGGGGGAGGCAGGCACCGGTAAGACAGTGGCAGCCATGCACCGGGCCAGGTGGCTGGCCAGGGAGATATTTACCGGGGAGCATGACTGGATTCTTATGACCACTTTTACCCGGAACCTGGCTGCGGACATCCAGTCCAACCTGCAGACCATCTGTTCTCCGGAAGAGCAGGCTAGAATAGAAGTGGTCAATCTGGATAAGTGGGTTTCGGATTTTTTGAAACGTTCAGGCTATTCATACAGTATCATCTACTCCCACAAGACAGATGAGCTGTGGGAGCAGGCCATGGCTGCCGCCCCGGAAGAACCGGCTCTGCCGGAATCTTTTTACCGGGAGGAGTGGTCCAACGTGCTCCAGCCCCAGGGAGTGGCCAGTTTTGAAGAGTACAGCAAAGCCTCGCGCAAAGGGCGCGGTGTGGCTCTGAACCGCAAGGCGCGCAAGACAATCTGGCCGGTTTTTGAAGAATACCGGCTGCTTTTGAATGAGAACGGGTGGCGCGAACCGGATGATGCCATGCGCGATGCCCGGAATATACTGGAGGTGCAGGGACTCAGGCTGCCATATAAGTCCATTGTGGTGGATGAGGCCCAGGACATGGGCACCCAGGCCTTCAGGCTTTTGCGGCAGATGGTTCCGGAAGGTCCAGACGACCTTTTTATTGTAGGTGATGGCCACCAGCGAATTTACCGGCACAAGGTAATCCTGGGGCAGTGCGGTATAAAGATTGTGGGTCGAAGCCGCAAACTGCGGGTCAATTACCGGACCACCGAGGAGACCAGACGCTGGGCTACAAGTGTACTTGAAGACCTTGTCATCGATGATCTGGATGAAGGCCGTGACGACACTAAGGGCACCACATCCCTACTGCGGGGCCTGGAGCCGGATATAAAGCATTTTGTTTCCTTTGAGGAGGAAAAGAAATACCTGGTGCAGCTGGCCCGGCAAAAGGACGCAGAAGGCGCATTGGCCCGTACTTGTCTGGCGGTCAGGACCAAATCCATGCTCAAGCGCTACCAGCAGGTAATGCAGGATAACGCAGTGCCGGTATATGCCATCAGCCACGATGCAGCAGAGGACAGAAACGCCCCGGGCCTTAGACTGGCTACCTTGCACCGGGTCAAAGGCCTGGAATTCGAGACCATGATCCTGGCCGGGGTCAACGACGGGGTCATGCCCCTGCGCAACTCCTTAGAGTCCACGGATGATGCAGCGGAAAGAGATGACCGGGAACTGAGGGAAAGAGCCTTGTTCTATGTGGCAGCAACCCGGGCAAGACAGGAACTGGTGGTCACCAGCTATGGCAGACAGAGTCCATTTATTGCTTTGTAG